In Pseudomonas putida, a genomic segment contains:
- a CDS encoding spore coat U domain-containing protein, with the protein MAERLLVVLLGLLSSTSAALAADFLVEVRVQVQRGCVLVNQQRDAGAQALGVIDLGSAARLDGPDAPLSGVLLAQRPPRLECNPGTAYQVLVDGGQHGGVGEVRYLALNDGQARPIPYRLYRDAAWREPLVVGVAQAARVPDSGFVELPLHARIDKLAWVPHAGLYADLLKVTVTW; encoded by the coding sequence GTGGCGGAACGCTTATTGGTCGTGCTGTTGGGCCTGTTGTCGAGCACCAGCGCTGCCTTGGCTGCGGACTTCCTGGTGGAAGTGCGGGTGCAGGTGCAGCGCGGCTGCGTGCTGGTCAACCAGCAACGAGATGCGGGCGCGCAAGCCCTGGGCGTGATCGACCTGGGTAGTGCTGCACGCCTGGACGGCCCCGACGCGCCGCTCAGTGGCGTACTGCTCGCGCAACGTCCGCCGCGCCTGGAATGCAATCCTGGCACCGCCTATCAGGTGCTGGTCGACGGCGGTCAGCATGGCGGTGTAGGCGAAGTGCGCTATTTGGCCCTGAACGACGGCCAGGCCCGCCCCATTCCCTACCGACTCTATCGCGACGCCGCCTGGCGTGAACCGCTGGTCGTAGGCGTCGCGCAGGCGGCGCGGGTGCCGGATAGCGGATTTGTTGAACTCCCGTTGCACGCCCGAATCGACAAGTTGGCGTGGGTACCACACGCAGGGCTGTATGCCGACCTGCTCAAAGTCACGGTCACCTGGTAG
- a CDS encoding ATP-binding protein, giving the protein MTADNAFAEAVERCAQEPIQIPGSIQPQGFLLVLDEQDLHVLQASENVERWLGIAASELIGSRFDALVSEGFDLRTKLDHLPEDEVFPFHIGDVRLHKAAPCGELLRLLAHRHDQVLIAEFEPSRPGSDPANQGDYYPLVRGFVSSLHHADTLEELLQQSVEQIKRITGFGRVKAYNFDAEGNGEVLAEVADPGYARYLGLRFPAADIPRQARELYRVNRIRVIEDANYQASPLVPGHNPRTGKPLDMSYAALRSVSPVHLQYMRNMGTLASMSLSIMVDGELWGLISCHHETPRPVDFRTRTACELLASVLSLQIESRESHAYTRKLLDLRRHIVQMISSMADHDSVSGGLLGLPDVLLEFAGATGAAVISSERCDLIGQTPSAAQVNALVHWLAEREDDSIFHTDNVRRDIARLPELCNHVGGVLAVPISQIHSHYLLWFRPEQVRTVNWAGRPDKQIGPQGMLNPRNSFDHWQEQISGYCTPWDPLIVEGASELRNAVLGIVLRKAEELAQMAGELRRSNKELEAFSYSVSHDLRAPLRHIAGYTELLGEIEGQGLSERGLRFLQHIEEAAQFAGTLVDNLLNFSQMGRSALRLSDVDLNALVRSILSDLAPDYQGREIVWEIEPLPKVIADPAFINLALQNLIGNAIKYTRGREPARIHISAVEHPEEIEVCIRDNGVGFDMAYVNKLFGVFQRLHRMEDFEGTGIGLASVRRIIERHDGRVWAEGQLDQGASFHFTLPRSTPST; this is encoded by the coding sequence ATGACTGCAGACAACGCTTTCGCAGAGGCCGTGGAACGCTGTGCCCAGGAACCGATCCAGATTCCCGGCAGCATCCAGCCCCAGGGCTTTTTGCTGGTGCTGGACGAGCAGGACCTGCACGTGCTCCAGGCCAGCGAAAACGTCGAGCGCTGGCTGGGCATCGCCGCCAGCGAACTGATCGGCAGCCGCTTCGACGCATTGGTCAGCGAAGGCTTCGACCTGCGCACCAAGCTCGATCACCTGCCCGAGGACGAAGTCTTCCCGTTCCATATCGGTGACGTACGCCTGCACAAAGCCGCGCCCTGCGGTGAGCTGCTGCGCCTGCTCGCGCACCGTCACGACCAGGTGCTGATCGCCGAATTCGAACCGTCCCGCCCAGGCTCCGACCCGGCCAACCAGGGCGATTATTACCCGCTGGTACGCGGCTTCGTCAGCAGCTTGCACCATGCCGACACGCTCGAGGAGCTCCTGCAGCAATCTGTCGAGCAGATCAAGCGCATCACTGGCTTCGGCCGGGTCAAGGCGTACAATTTCGATGCCGAGGGCAATGGCGAGGTGCTCGCGGAAGTCGCCGATCCTGGCTATGCGCGCTACCTTGGCCTGCGCTTCCCCGCAGCCGACATCCCGCGCCAGGCGCGCGAGCTGTACCGGGTCAACCGTATCCGGGTAATCGAGGACGCCAACTACCAGGCCTCGCCGCTGGTGCCCGGCCACAACCCTCGCACCGGCAAGCCGCTGGACATGAGCTATGCCGCCTTGCGCAGCGTGTCGCCGGTGCACCTGCAATACATGCGCAACATGGGCACGCTGGCCTCCATGTCGCTGTCGATCATGGTCGATGGCGAGCTGTGGGGCTTGATATCTTGCCACCACGAAACACCCCGTCCGGTGGATTTTCGCACCCGAACCGCCTGCGAGCTGCTGGCCAGCGTGTTGTCGCTGCAGATCGAATCGCGCGAGTCGCACGCCTACACGCGCAAATTGCTCGATTTGCGCCGGCATATCGTCCAGATGATTTCCTCGATGGCCGACCACGACAGCGTCAGCGGGGGCCTGCTAGGCCTGCCAGATGTGTTGCTGGAGTTTGCCGGCGCCACTGGTGCGGCGGTGATTTCCTCCGAGCGCTGCGACCTAATCGGCCAGACGCCCTCCGCCGCCCAGGTCAACGCCCTGGTCCACTGGCTGGCCGAACGTGAAGACGACAGCATCTTCCACACCGACAACGTGCGCCGCGACATCGCCCGCCTGCCCGAGCTGTGCAACCATGTCGGCGGCGTGCTGGCCGTGCCCATTTCGCAGATCCACTCCCATTACCTGTTGTGGTTCCGCCCCGAGCAGGTGCGCACGGTGAACTGGGCCGGACGCCCCGACAAGCAGATAGGCCCGCAGGGCATGCTCAACCCGCGCAACAGCTTCGACCACTGGCAAGAACAGATCAGCGGCTACTGCACGCCGTGGGACCCATTGATCGTCGAAGGTGCGAGCGAGCTACGCAACGCGGTGCTTGGTATCGTATTGCGCAAGGCCGAGGAGCTGGCGCAAATGGCCGGGGAGCTGCGTCGTTCGAACAAGGAACTCGAAGCGTTTTCCTACAGCGTGTCGCATGACCTACGTGCGCCGCTGCGCCACATCGCCGGCTACACCGAACTGCTCGGTGAAATCGAGGGCCAGGGCCTTAGCGAACGCGGCCTGCGCTTCTTGCAGCACATCGAGGAAGCCGCGCAGTTCGCCGGCACGCTGGTGGACAACCTGCTCAACTTCTCTCAGATGGGCCGCTCGGCACTGCGCTTATCGGATGTCGACCTCAATGCGTTGGTGCGGTCCATCCTCAGCGATCTCGCACCTGACTACCAGGGCCGCGAGATCGTCTGGGAGATCGAGCCGCTGCCCAAGGTGATCGCCGACCCGGCGTTCATCAACCTGGCGTTGCAGAACCTCATCGGCAACGCCATCAAATACACCCGTGGAAGGGAGCCGGCGCGTATCCACATCAGTGCCGTGGAGCATCCGGAAGAAATCGAAGTGTGCATTCGCGATAATGGTGTCGGTTTCGACATGGCCTACGTCAACAAGCTGTTCGGGGTCTTCCAGCGCCTGCATCGCATGGAAGACTTCGAAGGCACCGGTATCGGCCTTGCCAGCGTACGCCGTATCATCGAGCGGCACGATGGTCGGGTCTGGGCCGAGGGCCAGCTCGACCAGGGCGCCAGCTTCCATTTCACCCTGCCCCGTTCAACACCGTCTACCTGA
- a CDS encoding response regulator translates to MLKPILLVEDNPRDLELTLLALERSQLANEVIVLRDGADALDYLLRRNAYADRDDGNPAVLLLDLKLPKVDGLEVLKEVRATPELRSIPTVMLTSSREEPDLLRAYELGVNAYVVKPVEFKEFVAAISDLGIFWAVLNEPPPGSLRLNRRGSN, encoded by the coding sequence ATGCTCAAACCCATCCTGCTGGTCGAAGACAACCCCAGGGATCTCGAACTCACCCTCTTGGCCCTGGAACGCAGCCAGTTGGCCAACGAAGTCATCGTCCTGCGCGACGGTGCCGACGCACTGGATTACCTGCTGCGCCGCAACGCCTATGCCGACCGTGACGACGGCAACCCGGCAGTTCTGCTGCTTGACCTCAAGCTGCCCAAGGTCGATGGCCTCGAGGTGCTCAAGGAAGTGCGCGCCACGCCAGAGCTGCGCAGCATCCCCACGGTGATGCTGACCTCCTCGCGCGAGGAGCCCGACCTGCTGCGTGCCTATGAACTGGGCGTCAACGCCTACGTGGTCAAACCGGTGGAATTCAAGGAATTCGTCGCGGCGATTTCCGATCTCGGCATCTTCTGGGCGGTGCTCAACGAGCCACCACCCGGCTCGCTGCGCCTGAACCGTCGCGGCAGTAACTGA
- a CDS encoding spore coat U domain-containing protein, with product MPTNTTRCILAGLGLMLASQAHAATVTGTINSTLTLTSACQVNGSAGTSGLNFGALNFGTQDALFGTANAQVLGPAGGAMSILCSAGTVPAIRVRAGAHDGQSTGGTRALADGAGNFVPYDFYTDAGRTQLLAIDGTITLPTSTGVAQTVNLYGQARGKAGLPAGVYTDTVAVELTF from the coding sequence ATGCCAACGAACACCACCCGCTGCATACTCGCAGGCCTCGGCCTGATGCTGGCCTCCCAGGCCCACGCGGCCACCGTGACCGGCACCATCAACTCGACCCTGACGCTGACGTCGGCCTGCCAGGTCAACGGAAGTGCCGGCACCTCGGGGCTCAACTTCGGTGCCCTGAACTTCGGTACCCAGGATGCCCTGTTCGGCACGGCCAACGCCCAGGTCCTGGGCCCGGCTGGCGGAGCCATGAGCATTCTGTGCTCGGCCGGCACCGTGCCGGCGATCCGCGTGCGGGCTGGCGCCCACGATGGGCAGTCTACTGGCGGTACGCGGGCACTTGCAGATGGCGCTGGCAACTTCGTGCCCTACGATTTCTACACCGATGCCGGTCGTACCCAATTGCTGGCGATCGACGGCACCATCACCTTGCCGACCAGCACGGGCGTTGCGCAGACCGTCAACCTGTATGGGCAGGCACGCGGCAAGGCAGGCCTGCCGGCCGGGGTGTATACCGACACGGTAGCTGTCGAGCTGACGTTCTGA
- a CDS encoding spore coat U domain-containing protein, giving the protein MHRGLSACLAGGALLLAAPLPAATTSTFQVNAQIVAGCLVVGGVTAYGTLNYGTQSALSTGILSTSLGGTTVTFQCTPGVALTMSLDGGQNSASGTRNLKRSGGTQVLAYQLYRDAAYTQALAIGQSVAVSYTDAAAIKLPVYGRTQLPGTLPAGTYTDAVQVTVTW; this is encoded by the coding sequence ATGCACCGTGGACTGTCGGCTTGCCTTGCAGGGGGCGCGCTGCTGTTGGCGGCGCCGTTGCCTGCTGCAACCACCAGCACGTTCCAGGTGAACGCGCAGATCGTCGCCGGTTGCCTGGTGGTGGGCGGTGTGACTGCGTATGGCACGCTCAACTACGGCACCCAGTCGGCCTTGTCCACCGGCATCCTGAGCACCTCGCTGGGGGGCACCACGGTGACCTTCCAATGCACCCCAGGCGTGGCCCTGACCATGAGCCTGGACGGTGGGCAGAACAGCGCCAGTGGCACTCGCAACCTCAAGCGCAGCGGCGGCACGCAAGTGCTCGCCTACCAGCTCTACCGGGACGCGGCCTACACCCAGGCCCTGGCCATCGGCCAAAGCGTGGCGGTGAGCTATACCGACGCGGCGGCGATCAAGCTGCCGGTGTATGGACGTACCCAATTGCCCGGCACGCTACCCGCAGGGACCTATACCGATGCAGTGCAAGTGACGGTGACCTGGTGA
- a CDS encoding spore coat U domain-containing protein, translated as MNRSTILLLSLGPLLVPAAGAHGTTTGFIQARLVISAACLIDSGSQQPATLSNPGLMDFGERGPSWDQPLRTRVDEAGGEGSLQISCTPEVRAFNVRINAGLNGSDGVRRLSNGREMIPYQLAVDPGGNSRYGIGQARAFTINSSRQIPIPIYGVVVAQPRSLPAGLYRDTLRVTLDW; from the coding sequence ATGAACCGTTCCACGATCCTGCTGCTGTCCTTGGGGCCGCTGCTGGTGCCTGCCGCTGGCGCGCATGGCACCACTACCGGCTTTATCCAGGCGCGCCTGGTGATCAGTGCGGCGTGCCTGATCGACAGTGGCAGCCAGCAGCCGGCGACGTTGTCCAATCCTGGGCTGATGGACTTCGGCGAGCGTGGCCCGAGCTGGGACCAGCCGCTGCGCACGCGTGTAGACGAAGCCGGCGGCGAAGGCAGCCTGCAGATCAGCTGCACGCCCGAGGTGCGGGCGTTCAACGTGCGTATCAATGCTGGCTTGAACGGCAGCGACGGCGTGCGCCGCCTGAGCAATGGCCGCGAAATGATCCCCTATCAACTGGCGGTCGACCCGGGCGGCAACAGCCGCTACGGCATCGGCCAGGCCAGAGCCTTCACCATCAACAGCAGTCGGCAGATCCCGATTCCCATCTACGGCGTAGTGGTGGCGCAACCGCGTTCGCTGCCCGCCGGGCTTTACCGCGACACCTTGAGGGTGACCCTGGACTGGTAG
- a CDS encoding hybrid sensor histidine kinase/response regulator has translation MLPNPLKLLMVEDSSLDAELTLMRLERSGLQLQSQLVFDHIGVEHALREASFDLILCDCVLPGSSGTEVLAIAQRLAPDVPFIFLSGIYGEEHAVEMIRLGATDYLLKKNLPLLPKAVRRALTEVQERQRRRRAEEALADVEARARIAIDAAGMGTWDLRPDEGLLLWDDRCKSLFGLPVDTEMSMEVFYEGIYPEDRPRVRYAVEQAMRPDSDGRYWVEFRIQPQGREPHWLLSSGQSQFVDGQCVRFSGVLQDIHAQRMATQALKQLNEMLGERVERRTRERDRAWELSQDLLAVLNKDLTPVALNPAWEASLGFSRERLSQTSLLQLLPEADQEALLTELAALTHGRTSARFVGRIQHASGQLRWLSWAVVPEDTLLYVVARDITSERENALGLAEANSRLREQITERERIEAALQQMQRLEAVGQLTAGVAHDFNNLLTVILTGASFLERDLAKGNVDKARSRLTHIREAGERGAKLTSQLLSFSRRQRLEPVPLHLNRTLAGLEELLRRTLGGNISVRLDLDESLWQALTDPTQTEMIILNLAINARDAMPDGGQLTLSTRNTCIDNSPQRPEDPEPGDYVMLSIRDTGCGMSEEVLAKVFEPFFTTKDIGKGSGLGLAQVFGFAKQSGGGVRIDTQPGRGTQVAVYLPAVKHPTACDAPAPVATQSLEDSGADRTILLVDDDHLVRDMLGDVLRQFGYQVRQAHSGEQALALLDDSIDVLLTDFAMPEFNGAQLALAARQRYPRLPVAFLTGYAELQGLELPESVVIQKPVQAQELARALNELLRAP, from the coding sequence ATGCTGCCAAACCCGCTAAAACTGCTGATGGTCGAGGATAGCTCGCTGGATGCCGAGTTGACCCTCATGCGCCTGGAGCGCAGCGGCCTGCAGTTGCAGTCGCAGCTGGTGTTCGACCATATCGGCGTCGAGCACGCCCTGCGCGAGGCCAGCTTCGACCTGATCCTCTGCGACTGCGTGCTACCGGGTTCCTCCGGTACCGAGGTGCTGGCGATCGCCCAGCGCCTGGCGCCGGACGTACCGTTCATCTTCCTCTCGGGCATCTATGGCGAAGAGCACGCGGTGGAGATGATCCGCCTGGGCGCCACCGACTACCTGCTCAAGAAAAACCTGCCCCTGCTGCCCAAGGCCGTGCGCCGGGCGCTGACCGAGGTCCAGGAACGCCAGCGCCGGCGCCGCGCCGAGGAAGCCCTGGCCGACGTCGAGGCACGCGCACGCATCGCCATCGACGCCGCCGGCATGGGCACCTGGGACTTGCGCCCGGATGAAGGCCTGCTGCTCTGGGACGACCGCTGCAAGAGCCTGTTCGGCTTACCGGTGGACACCGAAATGAGCATGGAGGTGTTCTACGAAGGCATCTACCCCGAAGACCGACCGCGCGTGCGCTATGCGGTGGAGCAAGCCATGCGCCCGGACAGCGATGGCCGCTACTGGGTCGAGTTTCGCATCCAGCCCCAGGGCCGCGAGCCACATTGGCTGCTCAGCAGCGGCCAGAGCCAATTCGTCGACGGCCAGTGCGTGCGGTTCTCCGGCGTGCTCCAGGACATCCACGCGCAGCGCATGGCTACCCAGGCGCTCAAGCAACTCAACGAGATGCTGGGCGAACGGGTCGAGCGCCGCACCCGCGAGCGCGACCGCGCCTGGGAGCTGTCCCAGGACCTGCTGGCCGTGCTCAACAAGGACCTTACCCCGGTCGCCCTGAACCCGGCCTGGGAGGCCAGCCTGGGCTTTTCCCGCGAGCGCCTGAGCCAAACCTCCTTGCTGCAACTGCTGCCGGAAGCTGACCAGGAGGCGCTGCTCACCGAACTCGCCGCCCTCACCCACGGCCGCACCAGCGCCCGCTTCGTCGGCCGCATCCAACATGCCAGTGGCCAACTGCGCTGGCTGTCATGGGCCGTGGTGCCGGAAGACACCCTGCTCTACGTGGTCGCCCGCGACATCACCAGCGAGCGGGAAAACGCCCTGGGCCTGGCCGAAGCCAACAGCCGGTTGCGCGAGCAGATCACCGAACGCGAGCGCATCGAGGCGGCCCTGCAGCAGATGCAGCGCCTGGAAGCCGTCGGCCAGCTCACCGCCGGGGTAGCGCACGACTTCAACAACTTGCTCACGGTTATCCTCACCGGCGCCAGTTTTCTCGAACGCGACCTGGCCAAGGGCAACGTCGACAAAGCCCGAAGCCGCCTGACGCATATCCGCGAAGCCGGCGAACGCGGCGCCAAACTGACCTCGCAATTGCTGTCCTTCTCCCGGCGCCAACGCCTCGAGCCAGTGCCGCTGCACCTCAACCGCACGCTGGCGGGACTCGAGGAACTGCTGCGGCGCACCCTGGGCGGCAATATCTCGGTGCGCCTGGACCTGGACGAAAGCCTGTGGCAAGCGCTGACCGACCCGACCCAGACCGAGATGATCATCCTCAACCTGGCGATCAACGCCCGCGATGCCATGCCCGACGGGGGTCAGCTCACCCTCTCGACGCGCAACACCTGCATCGACAACAGCCCCCAGCGCCCGGAGGACCCGGAACCTGGCGACTACGTGATGCTGAGCATTCGCGACACCGGTTGCGGCATGAGTGAAGAGGTGCTGGCAAAGGTGTTCGAACCCTTCTTCACCACCAAGGACATCGGCAAGGGTTCCGGGCTGGGCCTGGCCCAGGTGTTCGGCTTTGCCAAGCAATCCGGTGGCGGCGTGCGCATCGACACCCAACCCGGGCGGGGCACCCAAGTGGCGGTGTACCTGCCGGCCGTCAAGCACCCGACGGCTTGCGACGCTCCAGCCCCGGTTGCCACGCAGTCGCTCGAAGACAGCGGCGCCGATCGCACCATCCTGTTGGTGGACGACGACCACCTGGTGCGCGACATGCTGGGCGATGTGCTGCGCCAGTTCGGCTACCAGGTACGCCAGGCCCATAGCGGCGAGCAGGCACTGGCATTGCTGGACGACAGCATCGACGTGCTGCTGACCGATTTCGCCATGCCGGAATTCAACGGTGCGCAATTGGCCCTGGCGGCACGCCAGCGCTACCCGCGCCTGCCAGTGGCCTTCCTGACCGGCTACGCCGAGCTGCAGGGTTTGGAGCTGCCGGAGAGCGTGGTGATCCAGAAGCCGGTGCAGGCACAGGAACTGGCGCGGGCGTTGAACGAGCTGTTGCGAGCGCCGTAG
- the zapE gene encoding cell division protein ZapE produces the protein MSAWISNPLRKRGQRSRPNSSHDSELLAWFEAKAASRGYQLSDGQRTVIACMAEQLAQLADGQPRSLYLHGSVGRGKSWLLDGFFQAVPVQAKRRLHFHDFFARLHQGMHRHRAMDDALGTTLDELLGDCQVLCFDEFHVHDIGDAMLLTRLFNALFGRGVFLLVTSNYAPEGLLPNPLYHERFLPVIRLINGRMQVLEVGGDTDFRSLPANREHQRFTQGHYVWPGDAAQRQALQVPDQQPLMLEINKRGLRAQACEGRRVMFAFEDLCEQPTAVIDYLALAGQFEEWIIDGLDDLSECSLAAQQRFVNLVDVLYDQDRQLTVIGRRPLEQSLGGAIADLMRTRSRLGQLHQIGPESSGA, from the coding sequence TTGTCCGCCTGGATTTCCAACCCGCTGCGAAAGCGGGGCCAGCGCTCGCGCCCCAACTCATCCCATGACAGTGAACTGCTTGCCTGGTTCGAGGCCAAGGCCGCCAGCCGCGGCTATCAGCTCAGCGATGGCCAGCGCACGGTGATCGCCTGCATGGCCGAGCAACTGGCGCAACTGGCCGATGGGCAGCCACGCAGTTTGTATCTGCACGGTTCGGTGGGCCGCGGCAAGAGCTGGCTGCTCGACGGTTTTTTCCAGGCGGTGCCGGTTCAAGCCAAGCGCCGCCTGCACTTCCACGACTTCTTCGCCCGCCTGCACCAGGGCATGCATCGTCATCGCGCCATGGACGACGCACTGGGCACCACGCTGGACGAGCTGCTCGGCGACTGCCAGGTGCTGTGCTTCGACGAGTTCCATGTGCACGACATCGGCGATGCCATGCTGCTGACGCGCCTGTTCAATGCCTTGTTCGGCCGTGGCGTTTTCCTGCTGGTGACCTCCAACTATGCGCCTGAAGGGCTGTTGCCCAATCCGCTATACCACGAGCGTTTCCTGCCGGTGATCCGCCTGATCAATGGCCGCATGCAAGTACTCGAAGTCGGCGGCGACACCGATTTTCGCAGCCTGCCAGCCAATCGCGAGCACCAGCGCTTCACCCAGGGCCATTACGTGTGGCCGGGCGACGCCGCTCAGCGCCAGGCGCTGCAGGTGCCGGACCAACAGCCGCTGATGCTCGAAATCAACAAACGCGGCCTGCGGGCCCAGGCGTGCGAGGGACGACGGGTGATGTTCGCCTTCGAGGACCTGTGCGAGCAGCCCACGGCGGTGATCGACTACCTGGCGCTGGCCGGGCAGTTCGAGGAGTGGATCATCGATGGGTTGGACGATTTGTCGGAGTGCTCGTTGGCGGCGCAGCAGCGCTTCGTCAACCTGGTGGACGTGCTGTACGACCAGGACCGCCAACTGACCGTGATCGGCCGACGTCCGTTGGAGCAAAGCCTGGGTGGCGCGATTGCCGACCTGATGCGTACGCGCAGCCGGTTGGGACAACTGCACCAGATCGGGCCGGAAAGCTCCGGCGCCTGA